A window of the Radiobacillus deserti genome harbors these coding sequences:
- a CDS encoding chemotaxis protein CheA has protein sequence MNEYLEVFIEESKEHIQALNDNLLVLEKNPTDIGMVNEIFRSAHTLKGMSATMGYQDLANLTHKLENVLDAVRNNQLKVSSEMLDVVFEAVDHLEEMVMDIASGGEGKRNVETVVTKLQAIEAGEDISNASSTQKEVVPSSTQSGSELSSSLDEFELAVLKESEEKNFNIFELNVSLREDCMLKAARVYMVFEILEQEGEVIKSNPLVQDLEEENFEQSFSVLLVSKTDAEVLRQKVLKVSEIEEVLVQPFSLADISAKQQAPQTSSTNGTPTSNESATNNASSSAKESGNVKIGNKTIRVNIDRLDALMNLFEELVIDRGRLEQISLNLKHNELQETVERMSRISGDLQNIILNMRMVPIDQVFNRFPRMVRQLAKDLGKQINLEIIGAETELDRTVIDEIGDPLVHLIRNSLDHGVETPETRTAKGKPAEGSLTLKAYHSGNHVFIEITDDGAGINKEKVINKAISNGIIKEEQASSLTDQQVFELIMASGFSTADKISDVSGRGVGLDVVKNTIESLGGTITIESEQDKGSVFSIQLPLTLSIISVLLVEVQKEKYAVPLSSIIETVVVHKDDIMQAHKKSVIDFRGKVVPLIPLEHVFQVPEQLKQDDYYSIVIVRKGEKMAGLIVDSFIGQQEVVLKSLGEYLSDVFAISGATILGDGQVALIIDSNALVK, from the coding sequence ATGAATGAATACCTCGAGGTTTTTATCGAAGAAAGTAAAGAACACATCCAAGCATTAAATGATAATCTTTTAGTTTTAGAGAAAAATCCAACGGACATTGGTATGGTAAACGAGATTTTCCGTTCTGCCCATACATTAAAAGGAATGTCAGCAACCATGGGATACCAAGACCTTGCAAATCTGACGCATAAGCTGGAAAACGTTTTGGATGCGGTTCGAAATAATCAACTCAAAGTTAGTTCCGAAATGCTGGATGTGGTCTTTGAAGCGGTTGATCATTTAGAAGAGATGGTTATGGATATTGCTTCTGGAGGAGAAGGTAAACGAAACGTGGAAACAGTAGTGACAAAGCTTCAAGCAATCGAAGCTGGGGAAGATATCAGCAACGCATCTTCTACCCAAAAGGAAGTAGTTCCATCCTCTACGCAATCAGGTTCCGAACTTTCTTCTTCCTTAGATGAATTTGAACTAGCTGTACTGAAGGAATCAGAAGAAAAGAACTTTAACATTTTCGAACTTAACGTCAGTCTCCGTGAAGATTGTATGTTAAAAGCCGCCAGAGTATATATGGTATTTGAGATTCTTGAACAAGAAGGGGAAGTTATTAAATCCAATCCGTTAGTTCAAGATTTGGAAGAAGAGAATTTTGAACAAAGCTTTTCTGTTCTATTAGTGTCAAAAACGGACGCGGAAGTTCTTCGACAAAAGGTATTAAAAGTATCTGAAATTGAGGAAGTATTGGTTCAACCATTCTCCCTTGCTGATATTAGCGCGAAGCAACAAGCACCACAAACTTCATCAACAAATGGCACACCTACTTCCAATGAAAGTGCAACTAATAATGCATCTTCAAGTGCAAAGGAGTCGGGAAATGTCAAAATAGGGAATAAAACGATTCGTGTAAACATTGATCGCTTGGATGCCCTAATGAATTTATTCGAAGAGCTTGTTATTGACCGAGGTCGCTTAGAACAAATCTCCTTGAATCTAAAACATAACGAACTGCAAGAAACAGTTGAAAGAATGTCGAGAATCTCTGGCGATCTACAAAATATCATTTTAAATATGAGAATGGTACCGATTGATCAAGTATTCAATCGATTCCCGAGAATGGTTCGTCAACTTGCTAAAGATTTAGGGAAACAAATCAACCTTGAGATTATTGGTGCGGAAACCGAATTAGATCGTACAGTAATTGATGAAATCGGGGATCCGCTTGTACACTTAATTCGAAATTCCCTAGATCATGGTGTTGAAACGCCAGAAACACGTACTGCAAAAGGAAAGCCTGCTGAGGGATCCTTAACGCTAAAGGCTTATCATAGTGGAAATCATGTATTTATCGAAATTACGGATGATGGTGCGGGTATTAATAAGGAAAAAGTTATTAATAAAGCAATATCAAACGGTATTATTAAAGAAGAACAAGCAAGTTCATTAACGGACCAACAAGTATTTGAGCTAATCATGGCAAGTGGGTTCTCCACAGCTGACAAGATCTCGGATGTATCTGGTCGAGGAGTAGGACTAGACGTTGTGAAAAATACCATTGAGTCATTAGGTGGTACAATTACGATCGAGTCTGAACAAGATAAAGGGTCTGTATTTTCTATCCAGTTACCGTTAACATTATCTATCATTTCCGTACTCTTAGTGGAAGTGCAAAAAGAAAAATATGCAGTACCATTATCCTCGATTATCGAGACAGTTGTTGTTCACAAAGATGATATAATGCAAGCCCATAAGAAGAGTGTCATAGACTTCAGAGGAAAAGTGGTTCCACTAATTCCATTGGAGCACGTTTTCCAAGTACCAGAACAGCTTAAACAAGACGATTATTATTCTATTGTAATTGTTCGTAAGGGAGAAAAAATGGCTGGTCTGATTGTAGATAGCTTCATCGGTCAGCAAGAGGTTGTGCTAAAATCCCTTGGTGAATATTTATCTGACGTATTTGCTATTTCTGGTGCTACAATTCTTGGAGATGGACAAGTTGCGTTAATTATTGATAGTAATGCATTAGTGAAGTAA
- a CDS encoding chemotaxis protein CheW has translation MSEQIQQEFKSIVFQLQDEEYAIPVQQVGSIERMQHITRVPQTAEFVKGVINLRGVITPIIDLRKRFEMDAAEFTDSTRIIIVYMNELEVGLIVDAAYDVIDIPTEQVEPTPEVIGTVNVDYIEGVAKIDSRLLILLDMEKVLATDEIEQLKSIEG, from the coding sequence ATGAGTGAGCAAATCCAGCAAGAATTCAAATCTATCGTATTTCAATTGCAAGATGAAGAGTATGCAATCCCGGTTCAACAAGTAGGATCTATTGAAAGAATGCAACATATTACAAGAGTTCCACAAACTGCGGAATTCGTGAAGGGTGTTATCAACCTTCGTGGAGTAATTACTCCAATTATCGATTTACGTAAACGATTTGAAATGGATGCAGCAGAGTTTACTGACAGTACAAGAATTATCATCGTCTATATGAATGAGTTAGAAGTAGGATTAATTGTAGATGCTGCTTATGATGTAATTGACATCCCGACGGAACAAGTCGAGCCAACACCTGAAGTAATAGGTACCGTAAATGTGGATTACATTGAGGGAGTAGCAAAAATCGACTCTCGTCTATTAATATTGCTCGATATGGAGAAAGTATTAGCTACGGATGAGATTGAACAATTAAAATCGATAGAAGGATAA
- a CDS encoding chemotaxis protein CheC, producing MSFLENLSSYQLDILKEIGNIGSGNAATALSKLLQRKVDMTTPSVKVVSFDEVMDLVGGPDKLIVSVFLRIQGEAPGSMFFVLAPDEAEQFVRQVTGLKKFSFEEYPIDELGLSALHEVGNILSGSYLSALSDFTKINMQPSVPSLNMDMAGAILSEGLMELSVESDYAIIIDTTISEDGEKSSVNGHFFLLPDPESFRKIFKALGVED from the coding sequence ATGTCGTTTTTAGAAAATTTATCGAGTTATCAGCTAGATATTTTGAAAGAAATAGGGAACATTGGTTCTGGTAATGCGGCAACGGCATTGTCGAAATTGTTACAACGTAAAGTGGATATGACTACTCCTTCTGTTAAAGTTGTCAGCTTTGATGAAGTGATGGATTTAGTAGGTGGACCGGATAAATTAATTGTATCTGTATTCCTCCGCATTCAAGGAGAAGCACCTGGAAGTATGTTTTTTGTACTTGCACCAGATGAAGCAGAACAGTTTGTTCGACAGGTAACAGGTCTGAAGAAATTTTCCTTTGAGGAATATCCTATTGATGAACTCGGCTTATCTGCTTTACACGAAGTAGGAAACATTCTTTCTGGATCCTATTTATCTGCATTATCTGACTTTACAAAAATCAATATGCAACCTTCTGTACCATCTTTAAATATGGATATGGCTGGCGCGATTTTGTCTGAAGGGTTAATGGAGCTTTCCGTGGAAAGTGATTATGCCATTATTATCGATACAACCATATCCGAAGACGGGGAAAAAAGTAGTGTGAATGGACACTTCTTTTTGTTACCGGACCCCGAGTCATTCCGTAAAATCTTCAAAGCTTTAGGTGTGGAAGATTAA